In Tsuneonella sp. CC-YZS046, the genomic window GATGGCCGCAATCGAAGCGGTTTCTCCCCGCAGGATGCGCGGGCCGAGCGAAATCGGCCGTGCCTGGCCCATCGCGCGGATCGTTTCGCGCTCCGCATCGTCGAAGCCGCCTTCCGGCCCTACCAGCAGCGCCGCCGGGCCGGGGTCGGCGGAAAAGGCGGCGCTGGCGGGCGTTCCGCCGGCCTCATCGGCGAAGAACAGCAGCCGTTCCGAAGGCCAGCCGCGCAGCAATTGGGCTAGGGGGATGGGCGCGGCCAGTTCGGGCAGGGCGGTGCGGGCGCATTGCTCGGCCGCTTCCGTCACGATGGCGCGGGCACGCTCCAGATTGAGCTTGTCGGCCACGCAGCGGCGAGTCAGCACCGGCTGAATCCGCCGCACGCCCAGCTCCGCCGCCTTTTCCAGCACCAGATCGAAGCGGTCCTTCTTCAGCAGCGCGGCGCACAGGGTGAAATCGGGCACCTGTTCCCGTTCGCGCAGCCGTTCCTCGACGCGAAGGCCGACATCGCGCTTCCCGGCATCGGTCACACCGGCGGCCCACTCGCCGGTCAGATCGTCGCACAGGATCACCGCATCGCCCGGGGCCACGCGCATCACCCGCGCCAGATAATGCGCCTGCGGGCCATCCAGCGCCATCTCCTGCCCGGCGTGCAAAGGGCCGGGGACGAACAGGCGCGGCGCGCTCTTGGGGGGCCAGGCGGGTGTTGCGGGCATGGGACGCCCTTAGCCGCCCGACAGGGCGCCGTCATCATTGAGGTCATGTTCGGTCGCCTCAAAGATCGTCTGCCGGGTGCGGATGCGCATAAACCAACCGGCAACGTGCTATTATGGGCGCCAATGGCCATGAGGTTTTAGCCCTATGATCGGGCGGAAGT contains:
- a CDS encoding 16S rRNA (uracil(1498)-N(3))-methyltransferase, whose protein sequence is MPATPAWPPKSAPRLFVPGPLHAGQEMALDGPQAHYLARVMRVAPGDAVILCDDLTGEWAAGVTDAGKRDVGLRVEERLREREQVPDFTLCAALLKKDRFDLVLEKAAELGVRRIQPVLTRRCVADKLNLERARAIVTEAAEQCARTALPELAAPIPLAQLLRGWPSERLLFFADEAGGTPASAAFSADPGPAALLVGPEGGFDDAERETIRAMGQARPISLGPRILRGETASIAAIALWMGMVGDWAK